GTGAAGTTTCCGACAGGTCAGATTGAAGTCCGGTATGTGGTTCTTATGCACTTCTAGTGCCTTTAGTGCCATCGGTGAATCCACATAAATCGGAACGGAGGGAAGGAGACCCTGGTCTTCCATTTCCCGGATCATGAAAAGAAGTGTCTGCGTCCGACCGACCGAAAAAGCCGGAATTACAACCATACCATGGCGATCCATGGTTTGGGTCACAATTTCGGCAAATTTTTCCCGAGGATCCTTATCCTCGTGAAGGCGATCTCCATACGTCGACTCTAAAACCAGATAATCCACATCGTACGACTGGACCGGTGCGCGTAATATCGAATCCAAAGGTCGGCCCAAATCCCCACTAAAAACAATCTTCCGAAACCCGTTTCTGGATTTGGTTTTTAGATCAAGCCACGCAGAACCCAAAATGTGTCCTGCATCCCGATACTTTGCGCGCAAACCTTCCGCCGGATGAAAATGCTGACCGTAATCGACAGTCCTCAAATAGGGGAAAACGTCCTTCGCATCCTCCTCCGTAAACAACGGCTTGGCTGGGTGGTGTTTTGAATATCCTTTTTTGTTAGCGTAGCGAGCTTCCTCCTCTTGCAGGTGCCCCGTATCGGGAAGTAAAATTTTTAACAGATCAGCCGTGCCGCTCGTGCAATGGATCCCTCCGCGAAATCCATCCTTAACCAACCTCGGCAAATACCCGGTATGATCAATGTGTGCGTGGGTAAGTATAACTTCATCAATAAGTGGCGGCGCCTCCGGAAATGCGTCCCAGTTTTTGAGTCTATTTGCCTTAATTCCTTGAAACAGTCCGCAATCAATGAGTAGGCGTTTCCCGTGCGTCTCGAGTAAGTGGCGAG
The DNA window shown above is from Verrucomicrobiota bacterium and carries:
- a CDS encoding MBL fold metallo-hydrolase, which produces MAKLTFLGAAGTVTGSRHLLETHGKRLLIDCGLFQGIKANRLKNWDAFPEAPPLIDEVILTHAHIDHTGYLPRLVKDGFRGGIHCTSGTADLLKILLPDTGHLQEEEARYANKKGYSKHHPAKPLFTEEDAKDVFPYLRTVDYGQHFHPAEGLRAKYRDAGHILGSAWLDLKTKSRNGFRKIVFSGDLGRPLDSILRAPVQSYDVDYLVLESTYGDRLHEDKDPREKFAEIVTQTMDRHGMVVIPAFSVGRTQTLLFMIREMEDQGLLPSVPIYVDSPMALKALEVHKNHIPDFNLTCRKLHIAGTQLFRPKKLKLCPKRDQSIAINNTHEKGIIISASGMATGGRILHHLKERLPKENNTILFVGYQAEGTRGRTLLEGAKELKMFGEMIPVNAHIEYIPGFSGHADYQEILAWLLGFNKKPERIFLVHGEDGPREALANHIRKQFNWNVTVPKEGESVELDF